In Oceanobacillus sp. FSL K6-2867, one DNA window encodes the following:
- a CDS encoding carbon-nitrogen family hydrolase produces MKHAIYQMEIISGNPEGNRRKIKQWIEETVRTEKPDIIVLPEMWTTSYTLDELEKLADRNGEPSLSFLQDAAKANDVHIIGGSIPNMKNGNIYNTSFVVNKAGELVYQYDKIHLVPMLNEPAYLTGGAEKVQLFELDGVKMGLIICYDLRFPELARSLALKGAEVLYIVAEWPKARAEHWKALQIARAIENQFYVISCNCAGTHDGVEFAGNSMVIDPWGTTLKLGSGQREETIIESIALEKVETFRNDVPIFTSRVPEMYEL; encoded by the coding sequence ATGAAACATGCAATCTATCAAATGGAGATTATTTCGGGGAATCCAGAGGGAAATCGCAGGAAAATTAAACAATGGATAGAAGAGACCGTGCGTACGGAGAAACCAGATATCATTGTACTGCCAGAAATGTGGACTACTTCTTATACATTAGATGAGCTGGAAAAACTAGCAGATCGTAATGGGGAGCCTAGCCTTTCTTTTCTGCAAGATGCGGCAAAAGCAAATGATGTACATATTATTGGCGGTTCGATTCCGAATATGAAAAACGGAAACATCTATAATACGAGCTTTGTTGTAAATAAAGCAGGGGAGCTTGTCTATCAATATGATAAAATTCATCTTGTGCCAATGCTGAATGAACCGGCATACTTAACTGGAGGAGCGGAAAAAGTTCAGTTATTTGAGCTTGATGGAGTAAAAATGGGACTGATTATTTGTTACGATCTCCGTTTTCCGGAATTAGCAAGAAGTCTTGCACTAAAAGGAGCAGAAGTGCTATACATTGTTGCTGAGTGGCCAAAAGCGAGAGCAGAGCACTGGAAGGCACTTCAGATTGCTCGTGCGATTGAAAATCAGTTTTATGTTATTTCGTGTAATTGCGCAGGGACACATGATGGGGTGGAATTCGCAGGAAACTCAATGGTGATTGACCCTTGGGGTACTACATTAAAGCTCGGGAGTGGGCAGAGGGAAGAGACGATTATAGAATCAATCGCTTTAGAAAAGGTAGAAACGTTTCGAAATGATGTTCCAATCTTTACGAGTAGAGTCCCAGAAATGTACGAGCTCTAG
- a CDS encoding fatty acid desaturase: MSKQKQAQLRKSVAIFAKSDTRTSIIQLLNSIFPFFLLWFLAYQSLSISFWLSLPISIIAAGFVVRIFIIFHDCTHMSFFKNGKANRVVGTITGIITHFAFEKWKRDHSIHHATSGNLDKRGTGDVWVMTVDEYAEASFWGKLAYRLYRNPIIMFGLGPIYLFLVSNRFNRKGAKRKERWNTYLINFSIAVIYALLILFIGWQAFLLVQLPILFIAGAAGIWLFYVQHQFEDSYFENEDEWDYVKAAVDGSSYYKLPKVIEWMTGSIGYHHVHHLSPRVPNYHLEKAHESTPPLHQATTITLATSLQSLRFRLYDQESRSFVSFREFKKLERAAKLSHRLESRRASLQK, from the coding sequence ATGAGTAAACAAAAACAAGCACAATTACGAAAAAGCGTTGCCATCTTTGCTAAATCAGATACAAGAACGAGTATTATCCAACTATTGAATTCAATTTTTCCATTCTTCCTGTTATGGTTTCTGGCATACCAGAGCCTATCAATATCATTTTGGTTATCATTGCCAATCTCAATTATTGCAGCAGGATTTGTCGTTCGGATCTTTATCATTTTCCATGACTGTACACATATGTCCTTTTTCAAAAACGGAAAAGCGAATCGGGTTGTTGGTACAATAACAGGCATTATCACCCATTTTGCTTTTGAAAAATGGAAACGAGATCATTCCATTCACCATGCTACAAGTGGTAATTTAGATAAGCGCGGAACTGGTGATGTATGGGTAATGACAGTGGATGAGTATGCTGAAGCATCTTTTTGGGGGAAATTGGCATACAGGCTTTATCGTAATCCAATCATTATGTTTGGGCTGGGACCGATATATCTTTTCTTAGTTTCAAATCGCTTCAATCGAAAAGGTGCAAAGCGTAAAGAACGATGGAATACGTATTTGATCAACTTTTCCATTGCGGTTATTTACGCGTTATTGATTTTATTTATTGGCTGGCAGGCTTTCTTGCTTGTACAATTACCGATTTTATTTATTGCTGGAGCTGCAGGAATCTGGTTATTCTATGTACAGCACCAGTTTGAGGATTCCTATTTTGAAAATGAAGACGAATGGGACTATGTTAAAGCGGCTGTTGACGGTAGCTCTTATTACAAGTTACCAAAAGTAATCGAGTGGATGACAGGGAGTATTGGTTATCATCATGTGCATCATTTAAGCCCGAGAGTTCCTAACTACCATTTGGAAAAGGCGCATGAATCAACACCGCCATTGCACCAAGCAACTACCATTACGTTAGCTACAAGTTTGCAATCACTTCGTTTTCGTCTTTATGATCAGGAAAGCAGATCGTTTGTCAGTTTTAGGGAGTTTAAGAAACTTGAGCGCGCTGCGAAATTGTCTCATCGATTGGAATCGAGAAGAGCAAGTTTGCAAAAGTAA
- a CDS encoding histidine kinase, with protein sequence MKKIRGRMDESILVCVYYGPNGERLIKRGHKLAQIMDCPLYVLTVDPLPYDEFDADKSGYVERWEELCDELDVEEFMIRDDERRPFVKVVADVAHNKNITQIIIGQSPQNRWEEITKGSIINALLREMTFIDIHIVSIDRTLKSIEDTTYEKGVRAFLQKDENETYRLSFARSKYNLYEGIFYKEIGTDFNNGVFKFVNNKGKTCQVHVTEDIITGAMKEPPNVKKQ encoded by the coding sequence ATGAAAAAAATAAGAGGTCGGATGGACGAAAGCATTTTAGTTTGCGTTTATTATGGTCCTAATGGAGAAAGGTTAATCAAGCGCGGCCACAAGCTGGCTCAAATTATGGATTGCCCATTGTATGTTTTGACTGTGGATCCCTTGCCATATGATGAATTTGATGCCGATAAATCAGGCTACGTAGAACGCTGGGAGGAGCTCTGCGATGAATTAGACGTAGAAGAATTCATGATTCGCGATGATGAAAGACGACCATTCGTTAAAGTTGTCGCAGATGTCGCACACAACAAAAATATTACACAAATTATCATTGGGCAAAGCCCGCAAAATCGCTGGGAAGAAATTACAAAAGGGTCTATCATTAACGCATTGCTTCGTGAAATGACCTTTATTGATATTCACATTGTTTCCATTGATCGCACGCTAAAAAGCATCGAAGACACTACCTATGAAAAAGGTGTGCGCGCATTCTTGCAAAAGGATGAGAATGAAACGTACAGATTGAGCTTTGCAAGGTCTAAGTATAATTTATACGAAGGTATTTTCTACAAGGAAATTGGAACAGACTTTAATAATGGTGTTTTTAAGTTTGTGAACAACAAAGGTAAAACATGTCAGGTGCACGTGACAGAGGATATCATTACGGGAGCAATGAAGGAACCGCCGAATGTAAAGAAGCAATAG
- a CDS encoding response regulator transcription factor, with protein sequence MIRIVIAEDQQLLLGALGALLDMEEDMEVVGQAKNGEEVLGLVEKLNPDVCIMDIEMPVKTGLDAAEKLRDDNCKVIVLTTFARSGYFARARKANVNGYLLKDSPSEELANSIRAIMAGRKVYAPELIDMAYEEGNPLTEREEQVIKLIADGKTTKEIANQLYLSNGTVRNYVSSLMDKLNVSNRIEAIARLKEKGWFK encoded by the coding sequence ATGATTCGAATTGTAATTGCTGAAGATCAACAGTTGTTGCTGGGAGCATTGGGTGCTCTTCTTGATATGGAGGAAGATATGGAAGTCGTCGGGCAGGCGAAAAATGGAGAAGAGGTGCTGGGATTAGTAGAGAAACTAAACCCGGATGTGTGTATAATGGATATAGAGATGCCCGTAAAAACGGGCTTGGATGCAGCCGAAAAGTTGCGAGATGATAACTGCAAAGTAATTGTTCTGACTACCTTTGCTCGTTCAGGGTATTTTGCACGGGCACGCAAAGCAAATGTCAATGGCTATTTGCTAAAAGACAGTCCAAGCGAGGAATTAGCAAATTCTATTCGTGCCATTATGGCTGGACGCAAGGTCTATGCGCCTGAATTAATTGATATGGCCTATGAGGAAGGGAATCCACTGACAGAGCGTGAGGAGCAAGTAATTAAACTCATTGCAGATGGGAAGACAACAAAGGAAATTGCCAATCAGCTTTATTTGTCGAATGGCACAGTTCGTAATTATGTATCAAGCCTTATGGATAAATTGAATGTCAGCAATCGTATTGAAGCCATCGCTAGATTAAAGGAAAAAGGCTGGTTTAAATAA
- a CDS encoding phosphoribosylaminoimidazolesuccinocarboxamide synthase, which produces MKQLYAGKTKDVFELEDGNYLLKFKDDVTGEDGVFDPGANTVGLSIEGAGKAGLALTQLFFEKLNEKGIPTHYISADMENTTMTVVPATVFGEGLEVICRYRAVGSFLRRYGKYAEEAQALDAFVEVTLKDDERQDPPISKDGLAMLGILTNEEYEILKELTRKISQVVKDELAKKDIELYDIKLEFGRDANNQILLIDEISGGNMRAYKNGEYIEPLALEKMVLNN; this is translated from the coding sequence GTGAAACAGTTATACGCAGGAAAAACAAAGGATGTATTTGAGTTAGAGGATGGCAATTACTTACTAAAGTTTAAAGATGATGTAACAGGTGAAGATGGCGTTTTTGACCCTGGAGCAAATACAGTAGGACTCTCAATAGAAGGTGCTGGGAAGGCAGGACTTGCGCTGACGCAATTATTTTTTGAAAAGCTAAACGAAAAAGGCATTCCAACGCATTACATTTCCGCTGATATGGAAAACACAACCATGACTGTTGTGCCAGCAACGGTATTTGGTGAAGGGCTTGAAGTGATTTGCCGTTATCGTGCTGTGGGCAGCTTTTTACGCCGCTATGGAAAATACGCAGAAGAAGCCCAAGCTTTGGATGCTTTTGTAGAAGTGACATTAAAAGATGATGAGCGCCAAGACCCTCCAATTTCAAAAGACGGACTGGCAATGCTTGGAATCCTAACAAATGAAGAATATGAAATATTGAAAGAACTAACTCGGAAAATCTCTCAAGTAGTGAAAGATGAATTAGCGAAGAAGGATATTGAGTTATATGATATAAAACTGGAATTTGGAAGAGATGCCAATAATCAAATTTTGCTTATCGACGAAATATCCGGTGGAAACATGAGAGCCTATAAAAACGGAGAATACATTGAACCATTAGCATTAGAAAAAATGGTGCTAAACAACTAA
- a CDS encoding CoA pyrophosphatase gives MDSTTIIAKLKGRTPSILGHHQIRKSAVLLPLVEVEGETHILFEVRSMDMRSQPGDICFPGGRIDKTDKDPRHCAIRETTEELGISDALIDDVIPLDYIVNDMSRIIYPFVGRIAQPELIIPSPSEVGEVFTVPLAFFLETEPKRYKVNLQVSPETDFPYHLIVGGEDYNWRMRQVDELFYEYNGKAIWGLTARILTHFIQLVKAEEEPS, from the coding sequence TTGGATTCAACAACTATCATTGCTAAGCTGAAAGGACGTACGCCGAGCATTCTTGGTCATCATCAGATCAGGAAATCTGCCGTTTTACTCCCTCTTGTAGAGGTAGAAGGTGAAACGCATATTTTATTTGAAGTACGATCCATGGATATGCGCAGCCAGCCTGGAGATATTTGCTTTCCAGGGGGAAGAATCGATAAAACAGATAAAGATCCAAGACATTGTGCGATTCGAGAAACGACAGAGGAGCTCGGAATATCTGATGCTTTAATTGATGACGTTATTCCACTTGATTATATTGTGAATGACATGAGTAGAATTATTTATCCGTTTGTTGGGAGAATTGCGCAACCAGAGCTGATTATCCCAAGCCCATCCGAGGTTGGGGAGGTTTTCACGGTTCCGCTCGCTTTCTTTTTGGAAACAGAGCCTAAGCGCTATAAAGTAAATCTGCAAGTCTCACCAGAGACAGATTTCCCATATCATTTAATTGTTGGGGGCGAAGATTATAACTGGAGAATGCGTCAAGTTGACGAGCTTTTCTACGAATATAACGGAAAAGCCATTTGGGGACTTACGGCAAGAATACTCACGCACTTTATACAATTAGTGAAAGCAGAAGAAGAACCATCCTGA
- a CDS encoding phosphotransferase, translating to MTGKEILEKFGYYMENEPVSIYPFSPVYRIHDIVVKRTQKRPQPLVNYTTYLYKEGINVVVPVKLKMDNPQTIGDETFVVYPFISGKDYAGKDREIYEAGRLLGNIHHLSPAENVFQLGMYDVYDFTIDEVVESVKNIDKHAKHNDFKLNTELLHRRLIQIVSQQEVLQHASLPMVMTPHDYKANNLIYTPAPYLIDPDNAVWIPRIFDLALALLLFHNEMETAPDQVFTPKQWALFLKGYQEYISLSALELQCWKRAIEHVFLDEVMWLMAEVKEDWKRTSQRKLFASLLALLEDKSAYKLG from the coding sequence ATGACGGGAAAAGAGATTTTAGAGAAATTTGGATATTATATGGAGAACGAGCCTGTAAGCATCTATCCATTTTCACCAGTGTACCGAATACACGATATCGTTGTAAAACGAACTCAAAAACGACCGCAACCTTTAGTGAACTATACTACGTATTTATATAAAGAAGGCATAAACGTTGTCGTGCCTGTAAAACTGAAAATGGATAACCCGCAAACTATTGGAGATGAAACATTTGTCGTATATCCCTTCATTTCTGGAAAAGATTATGCGGGAAAAGATCGTGAAATCTACGAGGCTGGAAGGTTATTAGGAAACATACATCATCTATCTCCAGCAGAAAACGTGTTTCAATTAGGGATGTACGATGTGTATGACTTTACAATTGATGAAGTTGTTGAAAGTGTTAAAAATATTGATAAACATGCAAAGCACAACGACTTTAAGCTGAACACTGAGCTGCTGCATCGAAGGCTTATCCAAATTGTTTCCCAGCAAGAGGTCTTACAGCATGCCAGTCTGCCAATGGTGATGACACCGCACGATTATAAAGCCAATAACTTAATTTATACGCCAGCCCCATATTTAATTGACCCAGATAATGCTGTGTGGATTCCAAGGATTTTTGATTTAGCATTGGCATTGCTGCTTTTTCATAATGAGATGGAAACAGCCCCAGATCAAGTGTTTACACCGAAACAATGGGCTCTTTTTCTAAAAGGATATCAAGAATATATAAGCCTGTCAGCATTGGAGCTTCAATGTTGGAAAAGAGCAATTGAGCATGTATTTTTAGATGAGGTAATGTGGCTGATGGCAGAAGTAAAGGAGGACTGGAAAAGGACCTCCCAGCGAAAGCTGTTTGCAAGCTTGCTAGCATTGCTTGAGGATAAGTCTGCTTATAAGCTTGGTTAA
- a CDS encoding sensor histidine kinase, which translates to MQHWYHIFPKNTGLSLFAWIAFCLLPFYFILRSSSPSDIVIGVVMIVLFFVAYRLAFIKQGWTVYVSVSIEMLISVGVTLYFGYVYFSLFLAFFIGNIQNKAGFISLYIVHLVTTIIAVSIGFSIQTEIFFTQLPFIIICVIGVILLPFNMYNRNKREKLENQLEDANQKIAQLIVLEERERIARDLHDTLGQKLSLIGLKSELAGKLIGTSSESAKKELADIHQTARTALKEVRELVSGMKGTKLKDEMLRVRQLLKAGQIGCDVIGDPDLIQAPILVENVLSMCLKEAVTNVVKHSEATKCKIVLKQTSDKWFICIADNGIGVQEKSQSFKGNGILGMKERLEFVNGSLTFDSEDETKLVIQVPRVIQQTEQGESS; encoded by the coding sequence ATGCAGCATTGGTATCATATTTTCCCGAAAAATACTGGTCTTAGCCTTTTTGCATGGATTGCATTTTGCCTGCTTCCATTTTATTTTATCCTTCGCTCTTCTTCACCATCAGATATTGTGATTGGCGTTGTGATGATTGTTTTATTTTTTGTTGCTTATCGGCTGGCTTTTATTAAGCAGGGTTGGACTGTCTATGTATCTGTAAGTATTGAAATGCTAATCAGTGTTGGTGTCACGCTATACTTTGGGTATGTATATTTTTCATTATTTCTCGCCTTCTTTATCGGGAATATCCAGAATAAAGCTGGTTTTATATCGTTATACATTGTTCACCTTGTAACGACAATTATTGCTGTAAGTATTGGATTCTCTATACAGACTGAAATCTTTTTTACGCAGTTGCCCTTTATTATTATTTGTGTTATTGGTGTTATTTTACTGCCTTTTAATATGTATAATCGAAATAAGCGTGAAAAACTAGAAAACCAGTTAGAAGATGCGAATCAAAAAATTGCCCAATTAATTGTACTGGAAGAAAGAGAGCGCATTGCCCGAGACCTGCATGATACATTAGGACAGAAGCTCTCACTGATTGGCTTAAAAAGTGAACTCGCTGGAAAATTAATTGGGACAAGTTCAGAATCTGCAAAAAAGGAGCTTGCGGATATTCACCAAACGGCAAGGACAGCTTTGAAAGAAGTTCGAGAACTTGTGTCTGGAATGAAAGGAACTAAATTAAAAGATGAAATGCTCCGTGTTCGTCAGTTGCTTAAGGCTGGGCAAATTGGTTGTGACGTAATAGGAGATCCGGATTTAATCCAAGCACCAATACTCGTTGAAAATGTCTTAAGTATGTGTTTAAAAGAAGCTGTTACAAATGTGGTGAAACATAGTGAGGCAACGAAATGTAAAATAGTGCTGAAGCAAACTTCGGATAAGTGGTTCATCTGTATTGCGGATAATGGGATAGGTGTCCAGGAAAAGAGTCAATCGTTTAAAGGGAATGGAATTCTCGGAATGAAGGAGCGGCTGGAATTTGTTAATGGGAGCCTAACATTCGATTCAGAGGATGAAACAAAGCTTGTTATTCAGGTGCCGCGTGTAATTCAACAGACGGAACAGGGGGAGTCATCATGA